The following are from one region of the Stanieria cyanosphaera PCC 7437 genome:
- a CDS encoding cupredoxin domain-containing protein: MYSFLNWLQQKVFLSKLLILVGIGWCFCLIMTPVALANQTPTEIKISLGNSTGELKFFPDHLQFKAGTPYKLVFDNPSPEKHYFTGKDFADASWTKKVQAGKVEVKGAIHELELKPEAEAEWFLTPMKAGKYEFHCSIPGHAEAGMTGAIIVE, encoded by the coding sequence ATGTATTCATTCCTAAATTGGTTACAGCAGAAAGTCTTTTTGAGCAAGTTATTAATATTAGTAGGAATTGGATGGTGTTTTTGTTTAATTATGACTCCAGTTGCTTTAGCTAATCAAACTCCAACAGAAATTAAGATTAGTTTAGGCAATAGCACAGGAGAGTTGAAGTTTTTTCCTGATCATCTTCAATTTAAGGCAGGAACACCCTACAAACTAGTTTTTGATAATCCTAGTCCAGAAAAACACTACTTTACAGGTAAAGACTTTGCTGACGCTAGTTGGACAAAAAAAGTTCAAGCAGGCAAAGTAGAAGTCAAAGGAGCAATTCACGAACTTGAATTAAAACCTGAAGCTGAAGCAGAATGGTTTCTAACTCCGATGAAAGCAGGAAAATATGAATTTCATTGTTCTATTCCTGGACACGCTGAAGCAGGAATGACAGGCGCGATCATAGTTGAATAA
- a CDS encoding DUF4870 domain-containing protein has protein sequence MQTDSNLDKQKLLSAISHASIFISALFVSIGIPIGIFLVSEDPIVKENAKEAINFHLNVWLYGSIIAFLSFITLGLLGFILGPIWFVYHWGFSIWAIIHCINNSNQAFRYPFIFRVI, from the coding sequence ATGCAAACCGACTCTAATTTAGACAAACAAAAATTACTCTCTGCAATTTCTCATGCTTCGATTTTCATTAGTGCTTTATTTGTGTCGATTGGAATTCCTATCGGTATATTTTTGGTTTCCGAAGATCCAATTGTCAAAGAAAACGCTAAAGAAGCAATTAATTTTCACCTCAATGTTTGGCTATATGGTAGCATCATTGCCTTTTTATCTTTTATTACCTTGGGTTTGCTAGGTTTTATTTTAGGACCAATTTGGTTTGTCTATCACTGGGGTTTCTCGATTTGGGCAATTATTCACTGTATTAATAATTCAAATCAGGCTTTTCGTTATCCCTTTATCTTTCGCGTGATCTAA
- the recN gene encoding DNA repair protein RecN encodes MLLGLRISNFALIDRLELDFNRGLNVLTGETGAGKSIILDAIDVALGGKVNHRMIRAGCQRAIIEATFQVDSHLIEWLQLKELEPLDEDSVVCSREISNNNGNLRSRCRVNGVVANRQVISELRDRLVEITAQGQTVNLLIPEMQRELLDLYGGKSLLQQREQVTASYAICLQTKQALEKRRQSEQERLQRQDILSYQIKELQEAQLSEEDELEQLEQERDRLSHVVDLQQLSYRTYQILYQNDTEEPAAADLLAQAESTLLEMVDYDRDLDAILEMVRSGINQIVEAGQQINSYGEGLEADPERLTEVEERIRVLKRICRKYGPNLADAIAYYQQLQQELAELTDSGQSIEVLEAEYQTAQANYNQLATQLTQLRKTAAKKLEKQLVKELKPLAMAKVVFECRLIPIPATAKGIDKVVFYFSPNPGEEVQPLSIIASGGEMSRFLLALKACFSDAENHSSTLIFDEIDAGVSGKVAQAIAEKLHQLSQQHQVLCVTHQPLIAAMADVHFKVEKQIIEESLASYSLQNGDSSLPDLRTVIRIQTLENHLMRREELAQLTGGHSADEAVSFADSLLNKAANYRQQQTQTS; translated from the coding sequence ATGCTATTAGGTCTAAGAATTAGTAATTTTGCTTTAATTGACCGCTTAGAATTAGATTTTAACCGAGGTTTAAATGTTCTGACGGGGGAAACTGGAGCAGGAAAATCAATTATTCTCGATGCTATTGATGTGGCGTTGGGTGGTAAGGTTAATCATCGGATGATTCGTGCTGGTTGTCAGCGTGCAATTATTGAAGCAACTTTCCAGGTAGACTCTCATCTGATCGAGTGGCTACAACTAAAAGAACTAGAGCCTCTGGATGAAGATAGTGTCGTTTGTAGTCGAGAAATTAGCAATAATAATGGTAATCTTCGTTCTCGTTGTCGGGTTAATGGTGTAGTTGCTAATCGTCAGGTAATTAGCGAATTGCGCGATCGCTTGGTGGAAATTACCGCTCAAGGACAAACTGTTAATCTCCTGATTCCTGAAATGCAAAGGGAATTGTTGGATTTATATGGTGGTAAATCTTTATTGCAACAGCGCGAACAAGTAACTGCTAGTTATGCAATTTGTCTCCAAACCAAGCAAGCTTTAGAAAAACGTCGTCAATCGGAGCAAGAGCGATTACAAAGGCAAGATATCTTATCCTATCAAATTAAAGAATTACAAGAAGCTCAATTGAGCGAAGAAGACGAATTAGAACAACTCGAACAAGAACGAGATCGCTTATCCCATGTGGTAGATTTACAACAGCTTAGTTATCGTACTTATCAAATCCTTTATCAGAACGATACAGAAGAACCAGCAGCAGCCGATTTATTAGCTCAAGCAGAATCTACTTTACTAGAAATGGTCGATTATGACCGCGATTTGGACGCTATTTTAGAAATGGTTCGCTCAGGCATCAATCAAATCGTTGAGGCAGGACAACAAATTAATAGTTATGGGGAAGGATTAGAAGCAGATCCAGAGCGTCTGACAGAGGTAGAAGAAAGAATTAGAGTATTAAAACGTATTTGCCGTAAATATGGCCCCAATTTAGCCGATGCGATCGCTTATTACCAACAGCTTCAACAAGAATTAGCTGAACTGACTGATAGCGGTCAATCTATAGAAGTTTTAGAAGCAGAATATCAAACCGCCCAGGCTAATTATAATCAACTTGCTACTCAATTAACTCAATTACGCAAAACGGCTGCCAAGAAACTTGAAAAACAGTTAGTTAAAGAACTGAAACCCTTGGCAATGGCTAAAGTTGTCTTTGAATGTCGTTTAATTCCAATCCCAGCTACAGCTAAAGGTATAGACAAAGTTGTGTTTTATTTTAGCCCCAATCCTGGTGAAGAAGTTCAACCCCTTTCCATTATTGCTTCTGGTGGAGAGATGAGTCGTTTTCTCTTGGCATTAAAAGCCTGTTTCTCCGATGCAGAAAATCATTCTAGTACCCTAATTTTTGATGAAATCGATGCAGGAGTATCAGGAAAAGTAGCTCAAGCGATCGCCGAAAAACTACACCAATTAAGTCAACAACATCAGGTTTTATGCGTTACCCATCAACCTTTGATTGCTGCTATGGCAGATGTTCATTTTAAAGTAGAAAAACAGATTATTGAAGAATCTCTGGCAAGTTATTCTTTACAAAATGGCGATTCTTCTTTGCCAGATCTGCGTACTGTAATCAGAATTCAAACTTTAGAAAATCATCTCATGCGTCGAGAGGAATTAGCTCAATTAACTGGTGGACATTCTGCCGATGAAGCTGTTTCTTTTGCTGATTCTCTTCTCAATAAAGCTGCTAATTACCGTCAGCAACAAACCCAAACTAGTTAA
- a CDS encoding iron uptake porin, with the protein MYNQFRLLKPSCFLIWVTVGLCSTQVVAEPIPSSEHSLSQLTNVSQLRDVSPTDWAYQALQTLVERYGCIVGYPNQTFGGQQAISRYEFAAGLNACLNSIERLIQQNTTIAQEDLETLKRLNEEFAKELNTLGTRVDNLAEKITFLEDHQFSTTTKFFGEAIATVSQVFGEERADDGTENDTQATLNYRSRLVFDTSFSGEDRLRVRLQAANYEFARAGSNLTDFNFSAATDNDVFINKLQYLFPLGDNATVWFSPVNITLDDLADPLAPFTNSFTTGSISFFGAIAPIYLLSDNSGPGFGASYNFTDALNLSVYYSAGNGNSPNSGEGLFNGQYVTGAQLNYSPTPETGIGLAYLHGYFPQNFTEDFSVLGFTGTANSDAPFGDNATATDNLALLWTWRINQKISLEGWGMYTKAYGEGGNRDGDTADIWNWKVSLAFPDLFKENNLGVITVGSPPTAYNIENENNLANVPVETEDTPWLVELFYVHKLNENISITPGAFVIINPENERDPLWVGTIRTSFEF; encoded by the coding sequence ATGTATAATCAATTTCGACTTTTAAAACCAAGTTGTTTTTTGATTTGGGTAACAGTTGGTTTGTGTTCAACTCAAGTAGTTGCCGAACCCATTCCTTCATCAGAACATTCTTTAAGTCAATTAACTAATGTCTCTCAATTAAGAGATGTTTCTCCTACCGATTGGGCATATCAAGCTTTACAAACTTTAGTAGAACGCTATGGGTGTATTGTAGGTTATCCTAATCAAACTTTTGGTGGTCAACAAGCTATTTCTCGTTATGAATTTGCTGCTGGTTTGAATGCTTGTCTCAATAGTATTGAAAGATTAATTCAGCAAAATACAACTATAGCTCAGGAAGATTTAGAGACATTAAAGCGCTTAAACGAAGAATTTGCCAAAGAATTAAATACTTTAGGCACAAGAGTCGATAATTTAGCAGAAAAAATTACTTTTTTAGAAGATCATCAATTTTCAACTACAACTAAATTCTTTGGGGAAGCGATCGCAACTGTTTCTCAAGTTTTTGGGGAAGAAAGAGCGGATGATGGTACAGAAAATGATACTCAAGCTACCCTTAATTATCGTTCTCGTTTAGTCTTTGATACTAGTTTTAGTGGCGAAGACAGACTAAGAGTTCGTTTGCAGGCAGCTAACTATGAGTTTGCCCGTGCTGGTAGTAATTTAACTGACTTTAACTTTAGTGCAGCTACCGATAATGATGTTTTTATCAATAAACTTCAATATCTCTTTCCTCTAGGGGATAATGCTACGGTTTGGTTTTCTCCAGTCAATATTACCTTAGACGATCTTGCCGATCCGCTCGCTCCTTTTACCAACTCCTTTACTACAGGTTCAATCTCTTTCTTTGGTGCGATCGCTCCTATTTATTTACTCAGCGATAATAGTGGTCCTGGTTTTGGTGCTAGTTATAACTTTACCGATGCTTTAAATTTAAGTGTTTATTATTCGGCTGGTAATGGTAATAGTCCTAATTCAGGCGAAGGTTTATTTAATGGGCAATACGTTACTGGCGCACAACTCAACTATTCACCCACACCAGAAACAGGTATTGGTTTGGCTTATTTGCATGGTTATTTTCCCCAAAACTTTACTGAAGATTTCTCTGTACTTGGTTTTACTGGTACGGCGAATTCCGACGCACCTTTTGGAGATAATGCTACTGCTACTGATAACCTCGCCTTACTTTGGACTTGGCGGATCAATCAAAAAATAAGTTTAGAAGGTTGGGGGATGTACACCAAAGCTTATGGAGAAGGAGGCAATCGCGATGGCGATACCGCAGACATTTGGAATTGGAAAGTTAGTCTGGCTTTTCCCGATTTATTCAAAGAAAATAATTTGGGAGTAATTACTGTCGGAAGTCCTCCTACTGCCTATAACATTGAAAATGAGAATAATCTTGCCAACGTACCTGTAGAAACTGAAGATACTCCTTGGTTAGTTGAACTATTTTATGTCCATAAACTGAACGAGAATATCTCAATAACTCCTGGTGCTTTTGTAATCATCAACCCCGAAAATGAACGAGATCCTCTTTGGGTTGGTACAATTCGTACAAGCTTTGAATTTTAA
- a CDS encoding ABC transporter permease subunit (The N-terminal region of this protein, as described by TIGR01726, is a three transmembrane segment that identifies a subfamily of ABC transporter permease subunits, which specificities that include histidine, arginine, glutamine, glutamate, L-cystine (sic), the opines (in Agrobacterium) octopine and nopaline, etc.): MAKLKRLIWLRQLFLWLLGFLLIISLGWLPNQAQEAATTLRVATEPTFPPFEMKAESGEGLTGFDVDLMRAIGKEAGLNIQFISLPFDGIIPALQSQTVDAAISGMTITAERAQTVDFSRPYFKAGLAIAVRENEEEIQSFEDLANQKIAVQIGTTGARETAKIPGVEISTFDSASLALQELVNGKVNAVVNDAPVTLYAIKQANLRGIKIVGELVTEEYYGIAFPKNSPNVAKINTALATLLENGTYDSIYQTWFAGEAPELPAAIAETEAETSSPLELGRLFSNLLLGAVVTLMLTAVSVFFGSVVGILIAIALISPYSPLRWLCRAYVEFFRGTPLLVQIFMIYFGLPALLQELGINFSFERFPAAVTALSLNLGAYLAEIIRGGIQSIEQGQWEASESLGMGSVQTMRYVIFPQALRRILPPLSNEFITLLKDTSLVAIIGFEELFRQGQLIVATTYRAFEVYAAVALVYLLLTSLAAASFRWLENYLNPLSKKNKVKV, from the coding sequence ATGGCTAAACTCAAAAGATTAATTTGGCTCAGACAATTGTTCTTGTGGTTGCTAGGTTTTTTGTTGATTATTAGTTTGGGATGGTTACCCAATCAAGCACAAGAAGCAGCAACAACTTTAAGAGTAGCGACAGAACCAACTTTTCCTCCTTTTGAAATGAAAGCAGAATCGGGGGAAGGTTTAACAGGATTTGATGTTGATTTGATGCGAGCAATTGGTAAAGAAGCTGGTTTAAATATTCAATTTATCAGTTTGCCTTTTGATGGCATTATTCCAGCTTTACAGTCTCAAACCGTAGATGCAGCAATTAGTGGGATGACAATTACTGCCGAACGCGCACAGACAGTTGATTTTTCTCGTCCCTATTTTAAAGCTGGTCTAGCGATCGCTGTTAGAGAAAATGAAGAGGAGATTCAAAGTTTTGAAGATTTAGCCAATCAAAAAATTGCTGTTCAAATTGGCACAACGGGAGCTAGAGAAACAGCTAAAATCCCAGGAGTTGAGATTAGCACTTTTGATAGTGCGTCCTTAGCATTACAGGAATTAGTCAATGGCAAAGTCAATGCCGTTGTTAACGATGCACCTGTAACTCTCTATGCAATTAAACAAGCTAATCTTCGAGGCATCAAAATAGTAGGCGAATTAGTAACAGAAGAATATTATGGCATCGCTTTTCCCAAAAATTCCCCTAATGTAGCCAAAATCAATACTGCTCTAGCTACTTTACTAGAAAACGGTACTTACGACTCAATTTATCAAACTTGGTTTGCAGGAGAAGCACCCGAACTTCCTGCTGCGATCGCAGAAACTGAAGCAGAAACTAGTTCACCTCTGGAGCTAGGCAGATTGTTTTCTAACTTGCTTTTAGGTGCTGTTGTAACTTTGATGTTGACAGCAGTATCAGTTTTCTTTGGTTCAGTTGTCGGAATTTTAATCGCTATTGCTTTAATTTCTCCCTATTCTCCTTTACGCTGGCTTTGTCGGGCTTATGTCGAGTTTTTTCGCGGTACTCCTTTATTAGTCCAAATTTTTATGATTTATTTTGGTTTACCAGCGTTGCTGCAAGAGTTGGGAATTAACTTTAGCTTTGAACGTTTTCCCGCAGCAGTAACGGCGTTAAGTCTTAATTTGGGAGCTTATTTAGCAGAAATTATTCGTGGTGGCATTCAATCAATTGAACAAGGGCAATGGGAAGCTTCAGAATCTTTGGGGATGGGGTCGGTTCAAACGATGCGCTATGTCATTTTTCCCCAAGCTTTACGCAGGATTTTACCGCCTTTAAGTAATGAGTTTATTACCCTGCTGAAAGATACCAGTTTAGTAGCCATTATTGGTTTTGAAGAATTATTTCGTCAGGGACAGTTAATTGTTGCTACTACTTATCGAGCATTTGAAGTTTATGCTGCTGTAGCTTTAGTTTATTTGCTTTTGACTTCTCTTGCTGCTGCTAGTTTTCGATGGCTAGAAAATTATTTAAATCCTTTGTCGAAGAAAAATAAAGTCAAAGTTTAA
- a CDS encoding aspartate carbamoyltransferase catalytic subunit: MATTTWKRRHIISLVDFTAAEYETVLQTAASFREVLSRGTKKVPALQGQVVTNMFFEASTRTRSSFELAAKRLSADILNFAPGISSLSKGETILDTAKTYLAMGTTIMVIRHEDAGVPTMIAQEMDRLESGVCILNAGDGQHQHPSQALLDIYTITSVLDPEKPRLELLAGKKVAIVGDILHSRVARSNIYSLTAAGAEVHLAGPPTLLPRLFEKFLENEHPGKLFVHWHLEPALENADFVMTLRLQKERMTENLIPSLREYHRLYGITRDRIKLCRPEVKVLHPGPTNRGVEITSDLMDDPKLSLIPQQVTSGVAVRMALLYLIGSSHSQN, encoded by the coding sequence ATGGCGACAACTACCTGGAAAAGACGGCATATCATTTCTTTAGTCGATTTTACTGCTGCTGAATACGAAACAGTCTTACAAACTGCTGCTAGTTTCCGAGAAGTGCTTTCGCGAGGAACTAAAAAAGTACCAGCCCTACAGGGACAGGTAGTAACTAATATGTTTTTTGAGGCTTCAACTAGAACTCGTAGTAGTTTTGAATTAGCAGCTAAACGACTCTCCGCAGATATTCTCAACTTTGCGCCTGGAATTTCTTCTCTCAGCAAAGGAGAAACTATTTTAGATACAGCGAAAACCTATTTAGCTATGGGAACAACCATCATGGTGATTCGCCACGAAGATGCAGGAGTTCCTACTATGATTGCTCAAGAAATGGATCGTCTCGAATCAGGAGTTTGTATTCTCAATGCTGGAGATGGACAACATCAACATCCTTCTCAAGCCTTATTAGATATTTATACGATTACTTCGGTTTTAGACCCAGAAAAACCACGTTTAGAACTTTTAGCAGGCAAAAAAGTGGCAATTGTAGGGGATATTCTTCATTCTCGCGTTGCTCGTTCCAATATTTATAGTCTAACAGCAGCAGGCGCAGAAGTTCATTTAGCAGGGCCACCAACCTTATTACCGCGATTATTTGAAAAGTTTCTTGAAAATGAACATCCAGGTAAATTATTTGTGCATTGGCATTTAGAACCAGCTTTAGAAAATGCAGATTTTGTCATGACTTTACGTTTGCAAAAAGAACGCATGACAGAAAATTTAATTCCTAGTTTAAGAGAATATCATCGATTATATGGAATTACTCGCGATCGCATAAAATTATGTAGACCAGAAGTTAAAGTTTTACATCCTGGCCCTACTAACCGCGGTGTAGAAATTACTTCTGATTTAATGGATGACCCTAAGTTAAGTTTGATTCCTCAACAAGTAACTAGTGGAGTCGCAGTCCGCATGGCACTACTTTATTTAATCGGTAGTAGTCATAGTCAAAATTAA
- a CDS encoding amino acid ABC transporter ATP-binding protein gives MTSETPAIAFDNLHKSYGDLEVLKGVSGCLYRGDVVSIIGPSGCGKSTLLRCFNRLEIINQGKLQVLDVDLSPAKINSKTLRFLRTKVGMVFQQFNLFPHLTVLKNLMLAPHQVLNKPESECKEIALRYLEKVGLASKANVYPEQLSGGQKQRVAIARSLCMQPEILLFDEPTSALDPELVGEVLCTMQQLAEEGMTMVVVTHEMQFARDVANRAIFLDRGKIEEQGNAAEMIRNPKSDRLKSFLSRMMQG, from the coding sequence ATGACAAGCGAAACCCCTGCAATCGCTTTTGATAATCTGCATAAAAGTTATGGCGATCTCGAAGTTCTTAAAGGAGTAAGTGGCTGTCTTTATCGAGGCGATGTGGTTTCGATTATTGGACCTTCTGGTTGTGGTAAAAGTACGTTATTGCGTTGTTTTAATCGTTTAGAGATAATTAATCAGGGAAAATTGCAAGTTCTTGATGTAGATTTATCTCCAGCCAAAATTAACTCCAAAACGCTACGATTTTTAAGAACTAAAGTGGGAATGGTATTTCAACAGTTTAATTTGTTCCCTCATTTAACAGTATTGAAAAATTTGATGCTTGCTCCCCATCAAGTTTTAAATAAACCCGAATCTGAATGTAAGGAAATAGCATTACGTTATCTGGAAAAAGTGGGTTTAGCGAGTAAAGCTAATGTGTATCCAGAACAACTATCGGGTGGACAAAAACAAAGAGTTGCGATCGCTCGTAGTCTTTGTATGCAACCAGAAATTTTATTATTTGATGAACCAACTTCGGCTCTCGATCCTGAATTAGTTGGAGAGGTGTTATGTACCATGCAGCAACTGGCAGAAGAAGGAATGACGATGGTAGTAGTTACTCATGAAATGCAGTTTGCTCGTGATGTGGCTAATCGAGCGATTTTTTTAGATCGAGGTAAAATTGAAGAACAGGGTAATGCTGCGGAGATGATTAGAAATCCCAAGAGCGATCGCCTTAAAAGTTTCTTGAGCAGAATGATGCAAGGATAA